The following are encoded in a window of Bacteroidia bacterium genomic DNA:
- a CDS encoding GIY-YIG nuclease family protein, with amino-acid sequence MFSVYIIFSNVLNRFYCGFTAGDVRVRLNKHLSKHKGYTARAKDWVLVFCEKCYNKEDALIREKEIKSWKSKTRIQELIKTQNIPESF; translated from the coding sequence ATGTTCTCAGTTTACATTATTTTCTCTAATGTGTTAAACAGGTTCTATTGTGGGTTCACTGCCGGTGATGTCAGGGTCAGATTAAACAAACACCTCTCAAAACATAAGGGATACACTGCCAGAGCTAAAGATTGGGTACTGGTTTTTTGCGAAAAGTGTTACAATAAAGAAGATGCTTTGATTAGAGAAAAGGAAATTAAAAGCTGGAAATCTAAAACCCGTATCCAAGAGTTGATTAAAACTCAAAATATCCCCGAATCCTTTTAA